From the genome of Chania multitudinisentens RB-25, one region includes:
- the qseC gene encoding quorum sensing histidine kinase QseC — translation MKHLSLRLRLILIFSLLALFTWCSASVVAWMMTRNKINEVFDTQQMLFAKRLATTNLGDLLAYQEARSLPKTKKILRHGKRGEQDDDALAFAIFSREGQMLLNDGENGEDFLFDGEREGFIEGKRQGDNDSWRLLWLTSPDGRYRIVVGQEWDYRYEMALAMVTGQLVPWLVTLPILMLLIALMVGRELRPLKSMAAGLRQRVPDDATPLDVRQIPTEVRPLVDALNALFARISAMLVRERRFTSDAAHELRSPLAALRVQAEVVQLAGDDAMMREHAVENLTVGLDRATRLIEQLLTLSRLDSLPELDELEPVDWCQLVPMVLAEQDRYAHAAGVALCYEQQGIPQRLPGQPLLLSLLVRNLVDNAVRYTPAGGTVQVTLTSQQLSVEDDGPGVTMEHLARLGERFYRPPGQEQIGSGLGLSIVQRIASLHSLQARFANRPAGGFSATIRFQANA, via the coding sequence GTGAAGCATTTGAGCTTACGTTTACGTTTGATCCTGATTTTCAGCCTGTTGGCGCTGTTCACTTGGTGTTCTGCCAGCGTAGTCGCCTGGATGATGACGCGTAACAAGATTAACGAAGTTTTTGATACTCAGCAGATGCTGTTTGCCAAACGTTTAGCGACCACTAACCTGGGCGATTTGTTAGCCTATCAGGAAGCCCGTAGCCTGCCGAAGACTAAAAAAATCCTGCGTCATGGCAAACGAGGTGAGCAGGATGATGATGCGCTGGCGTTCGCCATTTTCTCCCGCGAGGGCCAAATGTTGCTTAACGATGGCGAAAATGGTGAGGATTTTTTGTTTGATGGCGAACGGGAAGGTTTTATTGAAGGTAAACGCCAGGGCGACAATGACAGTTGGCGCTTACTCTGGCTGACCAGCCCCGATGGGCGCTACCGTATTGTGGTCGGCCAGGAATGGGATTATCGCTATGAGATGGCGTTGGCTATGGTAACGGGGCAACTGGTGCCGTGGTTGGTGACGTTACCGATCCTCATGCTGCTGATCGCCCTGATGGTTGGGCGGGAGCTGCGGCCGCTGAAAAGCATGGCTGCTGGCCTGCGGCAGCGCGTTCCAGATGATGCCACACCGCTTGATGTTCGACAGATACCTACCGAAGTGCGCCCATTGGTGGATGCTCTCAATGCACTGTTTGCGCGTATCAGTGCCATGCTGGTGCGCGAGCGGCGTTTTACCTCGGATGCGGCCCATGAGCTGCGTAGCCCGCTGGCGGCGCTGCGTGTGCAGGCAGAAGTGGTTCAACTGGCGGGCGACGATGCCATGATGCGTGAACATGCGGTGGAAAACCTGACGGTTGGTCTCGATCGCGCTACCAGGTTGATAGAACAACTGCTTACGCTGTCGCGTTTGGATTCGTTGCCTGAACTGGATGAGTTGGAGCCGGTCGATTGGTGCCAATTGGTGCCGATGGTGCTGGCAGAACAGGATCGTTATGCCCATGCGGCTGGTGTGGCGCTGTGCTATGAACAGCAAGGGATACCGCAACGCTTGCCAGGCCAACCGTTGCTGCTGTCACTGCTGGTACGCAATCTGGTGGATAATGCGGTGCGCTATACGCCTGCTGGTGGTACGGTTCAAGTGACGCTCACTTCGCAACAACTGAGCGTGGAAGATGATGGCCCTGGGGTCACAATGGAGCATCTGGCACGGCTGGGAGAGCGTTTTTACCGCCCGCCGGGGCAGGAGCAGATCGGCAGTGGGCTCGGGCTTTCAATTGTACAGCGCATTGCCAGCTTACACAGCCTGCAAGCCAGGTTTGCCAATCGGCCAGCAGGGGGATTTTCTGCCACAATAAGGTTCCAGGCAAACGCCTGA
- the qseB gene encoding quorum sensing response regulator transcription factor QseB produces the protein MRILLIEDDRLIGDGIKAGLTKLGFNLDWFTDGAIGKSALESAPYDAVILDLSLPGLDGLELLRQWRQAGSDIPVLILTARDALEQRVTGLQSGADDYLCKPFALAEVAARLQALIRRRHGQLTPQLVHGNVVFDVAARAVSCNGDSVALTSRELAVLELFLHNKGRVLARPLIQEKLYNWDDEVSSNAVEVHIHHLRRKLGNGFIRTVHGVGYTLGDAE, from the coding sequence ATGAGAATTCTGCTGATTGAAGACGATAGGCTGATTGGTGATGGCATCAAGGCTGGACTGACCAAGCTGGGTTTTAATCTTGATTGGTTCACCGATGGCGCGATCGGCAAAAGTGCGTTGGAAAGCGCCCCTTACGATGCCGTGATCCTCGATCTCAGCCTGCCGGGCCTTGATGGGCTGGAATTACTGCGCCAATGGCGTCAGGCCGGGAGTGATATACCGGTGTTGATCCTGACCGCGCGTGATGCGCTGGAACAGCGTGTGACTGGCTTGCAGAGCGGTGCCGATGATTATCTGTGTAAACCGTTTGCACTGGCAGAAGTGGCTGCTCGTTTGCAGGCATTGATTCGCCGCCGCCACGGGCAACTGACCCCGCAATTGGTGCACGGCAACGTCGTGTTCGACGTGGCGGCCCGCGCGGTGAGCTGCAATGGTGACTCTGTGGCGCTGACATCGCGCGAATTGGCGGTATTGGAACTGTTTCTGCACAACAAAGGGCGAGTGTTGGCGCGGCCATTGATTCAGGAGAAATTGTATAACTGGGATGATGAGGTGAGCAGTAACGCGGTTGAAGTGCATATTCATCATCTGCGGCGCAAATTGGGCAACGGTTTTATCCGCACGGTGCATGGAGTGGGCTATACATTGGGGGATGCTGAGTGA
- the panD gene encoding aspartate 1-decarboxylase, with protein MIRTMLQGKLHRVKVTQADLHYEGSCAIDQDFLEAAGILEYEAIDIYNVDNGQRFSTYAIAAERGSRIISVNGAAARCACVGDKLIICSYVQMSDADARQHHPKVAYFEGDNHLQRKARAVPVQVA; from the coding sequence ATGATACGTACTATGTTGCAAGGCAAGCTGCATCGGGTGAAAGTCACTCAGGCTGACTTGCATTATGAAGGGTCCTGCGCCATCGATCAGGATTTTCTGGAAGCCGCAGGGATTCTGGAATATGAGGCTATTGATATTTACAACGTTGATAACGGCCAGCGTTTTTCTACCTATGCTATCGCCGCTGAACGCGGTTCACGCATTATCTCCGTCAATGGGGCCGCAGCCCGCTGCGCCTGCGTAGGCGACAAACTGATCATTTGTTCTTATGTACAGATGAGCGACGCCGATGCCCGCCAGCACCATCCTAAAGTCGCCTACTTCGAAGGCGATAATCACCTGCAACGCAAAGCGAGAGCGGTGCCGGTTCAGGTTGCCTGA
- the panB gene encoding 3-methyl-2-oxobutanoate hydroxymethyltransferase has protein sequence MKPTTVSHLRQWKQEQRKFASITAYDASFAQLFEEQGIKVMLVGDSLGMTLQGHDSTLPVTVADVAYHTRAVRRGAPACLLLADLPFMSYATPEQACISSAELMQAGANMVKLEGGSWLYDTVKTLTERAVPVCGHLGLTPQSVNIFGGYKVQGRDELAAKQLLEDAQNLELAGIQLLVLECVPSALAHKITEALSIPVIGIGAGNATDGQILVMHDALGITGSHTPKFAKNFLAQSGDIRSAVQLYIQEVEQSIYPGEEHSFS, from the coding sequence ATGAAACCCACCACCGTGAGCCATTTACGCCAGTGGAAACAGGAGCAACGCAAGTTTGCTTCCATTACCGCCTACGATGCCAGCTTTGCTCAACTGTTTGAAGAACAAGGTATCAAAGTGATGTTGGTGGGCGACTCGTTGGGTATGACGCTGCAAGGCCACGACTCCACATTGCCCGTCACCGTTGCCGACGTCGCCTATCACACCCGGGCCGTGCGCCGTGGTGCCCCCGCTTGCCTGCTGTTAGCCGATCTGCCGTTTATGAGCTATGCCACACCGGAACAGGCTTGTATCAGTTCGGCAGAATTGATGCAGGCAGGTGCCAACATGGTCAAACTGGAAGGGGGCAGTTGGCTGTACGACACGGTGAAAACCCTCACCGAACGTGCGGTTCCGGTTTGCGGTCATCTCGGCCTCACCCCACAATCGGTCAACATTTTCGGTGGCTATAAGGTTCAGGGCCGCGATGAGCTGGCCGCCAAGCAATTGCTGGAAGACGCACAGAATCTGGAGCTGGCGGGTATACAACTGTTGGTGCTGGAGTGCGTGCCCAGCGCGCTGGCTCACAAAATCACCGAGGCGCTGTCGATCCCAGTGATCGGCATTGGTGCCGGTAATGCTACCGATGGCCAGATTTTAGTCATGCATGACGCTCTGGGCATCACCGGTAGCCACACGCCAAAATTCGCCAAAAACTTTCTGGCACAGAGTGGTGATATCCGCAGTGCCGTACAGTTGTACATTCAAGAGGTTGAGCAGAGTATCTATCCCGGTGAAGAGCACTCTTTTAGTTAA
- the folK gene encoding 2-amino-4-hydroxy-6-hydroxymethyldihydropteridine diphosphokinase codes for MIRVYIALGSNLAQPLQQVNTALEALGSLPHTQFIVCSSFYRTKPLGPQNQPDFLNAVVALDTLLQPEQLLDHTQAIERNQGRVRKDERWGPRTLDLDMMLYGNRVIHTERLTVPHYGLKEREFMLYPLAEIVPDLVFPDGETLAERLKHVPKNGMELWHQSQAVSN; via the coding sequence GTTGCAGCAGGTGAATACTGCACTGGAGGCATTGGGGTCTCTGCCACACACACAATTCATCGTGTGTTCGTCGTTTTACCGCACCAAACCGCTGGGGCCACAAAACCAACCGGATTTTCTTAACGCGGTGGTGGCACTGGATACATTGCTACAGCCAGAGCAACTGCTCGATCACACCCAGGCGATAGAACGCAATCAGGGCCGTGTACGTAAAGATGAACGTTGGGGCCCGCGCACCTTGGATCTCGATATGATGCTGTATGGCAACAGAGTGATTCATACCGAACGTTTGACGGTTCCTCACTATGGGCTGAAAGAACGTGAATTTATGCTCTATCCACTGGCCGAAATTGTTCCAGACCTGGTTTTCCCGGACGGGGAAACGTTGGCCGAGCGTCTGAAACACGTTCCAAAGAACGGCATGGAGTTGTGGCATCAATCCCAAGCAGTGTCTAACTGA
- the panC gene encoding pantoate--beta-alanine ligase, whose amino-acid sequence MVIIETLPLLRQQVRRWRQEGKRIALVPTMGNLHEGHMALVKEARARADVVVVSIFVNPMQFERPDDLAHYPRTLQEDCEKLNRRDVDLVFAPAPAEVYPQGLNEQTYVDVPGISTMLEGASRPGHFRGVSTIVSKLFNLVQPDLACFGEKDYQQLALIRKMVADMGYDIDIVGVPIVRAKDGLALSSRNGYLTAEERQVAPQLSKIMRALTEQLSNGERHLDHLLEQSAEKLRAAGFIPDELFIRDADTLQPLNVDSRRAVVLMAAWLGKARLIDNQQVDLTI is encoded by the coding sequence ATGGTAATCATCGAAACCCTGCCGCTACTGCGCCAACAGGTTCGGCGCTGGCGGCAGGAAGGCAAGCGCATTGCGTTGGTGCCCACCATGGGCAACCTGCACGAAGGCCATATGGCGCTGGTTAAAGAAGCCCGGGCGCGTGCCGATGTTGTGGTAGTCAGCATTTTCGTTAACCCGATGCAGTTCGAACGCCCAGACGATCTGGCCCACTACCCGCGCACGCTGCAAGAAGATTGCGAGAAACTGAACCGCCGTGATGTCGATCTGGTCTTTGCTCCTGCACCAGCGGAAGTTTATCCGCAAGGGTTAAACGAGCAGACCTACGTTGATGTCCCTGGTATTTCCACCATGCTGGAGGGAGCCAGCCGCCCAGGGCATTTTCGCGGTGTTTCTACCATCGTCAGTAAGCTATTCAATCTGGTGCAACCGGATCTGGCTTGCTTTGGTGAGAAGGATTACCAGCAATTGGCGCTTATCCGCAAAATGGTGGCTGATATGGGCTACGATATCGATATCGTAGGTGTCCCTATTGTGCGAGCCAAAGATGGGCTGGCGCTCAGCTCGCGTAACGGTTATCTGACCGCGGAAGAACGCCAAGTTGCGCCACAGCTCAGCAAGATCATGCGGGCGTTGACCGAGCAACTCAGCAATGGCGAACGCCATCTCGATCACTTGCTGGAGCAGAGCGCAGAGAAACTGCGTGCCGCCGGTTTCATTCCCGATGAGTTGTTTATTCGCGACGCTGATACTCTACAGCCCCTGAACGTGGACAGCCGCCGTGCGGTGGTGCTGATGGCTGCCTGGTTGGGTAAAGCACGCCTGATCGATAATCAACAGGTTGATCTCACGATCTAA